From the genome of Geoglobus ahangari, one region includes:
- a CDS encoding PadR family transcriptional regulator, whose translation MFDKKSKALKKLRKAIRSGIYSYLILSMLRDGEMHGYFIRKRLEEMGFAPSEGAMYDMLKSLEKLGLVEGFWVMDNRPRKCYRLTDLGREVLTELESDVRSILRVLGGGEGGD comes from the coding sequence ATGTTCGACAAGAAGAGCAAAGCACTGAAGAAGCTCAGGAAGGCCATAAGGTCTGGTATATACTCCTACCTGATCCTTTCCATGCTGAGGGACGGGGAGATGCATGGGTACTTTATCAGAAAGCGGCTCGAGGAGATGGGGTTTGCTCCGAGCGAGGGGGCGATGTACGACATGCTCAAAAGCTTGGAGAAGCTCGGTCTGGTGGAGGGGTTCTGGGTGATGGATAACAGGCCGAGAAAGTGCTACAGGCTCACGGACCTTGGCAGGGAGGTTCTGACTGAGCTTGAGTCTGATGTGCGGTCAATTTTGAGGGTTCTCGGAGGTGGTGAGGGTGGGGATTGA
- a CDS encoding DUF1648 domain-containing protein: protein MRVGIEMFLSPLLVFMGIVTLLVRDRPNPYVGVRMGYTYLSREAWRKANTFAGVYSVLVGAVMLLAVLLLNPPIHVFIVVYFLSLFPLVYVSYRIAKKTYEMEDMSSPPREMKPFTAGSVRKPVLLQAIPLLAYLLIAALSWNSLPDVVAIHFAMDGTPDGFAGKVVGILVIPTAMMLAMVVLTAFSAREPLILRLPVDRPQVAFLAMQMLLAAVFTVTLIYNLGLVSGKAVLVTAFSGLVFVLLVVVWLSRSSG, encoded by the coding sequence GTGAGGGTGGGGATTGAGATGTTCCTTTCTCCGCTGCTGGTTTTTATGGGGATAGTCACGCTGCTTGTGAGGGACAGGCCGAACCCATACGTGGGAGTGAGAATGGGATACACCTACCTCTCGAGGGAGGCGTGGAGGAAAGCCAACACGTTTGCCGGTGTTTACAGCGTGCTCGTCGGAGCGGTCATGCTGCTTGCTGTCCTACTGCTCAACCCCCCTATCCACGTTTTCATCGTCGTCTATTTTCTCTCCTTGTTTCCCCTGGTGTACGTCAGCTACCGGATAGCCAAGAAGACGTACGAGATGGAGGACATGTCCTCGCCTCCAAGGGAAATGAAGCCCTTCACTGCAGGAAGTGTGAGGAAGCCAGTCCTGCTTCAGGCTATCCCGCTGCTCGCATATCTGCTCATCGCGGCCCTCTCCTGGAACTCCCTTCCGGATGTTGTCGCGATTCACTTTGCCATGGATGGAACGCCAGACGGGTTTGCAGGCAAGGTCGTCGGGATTCTGGTGATTCCCACCGCCATGATGCTTGCGATGGTGGTTCTGACAGCATTCTCGGCGAGGGAGCCGCTGATACTCAGACTTCCGGTGGATAGGCCTCAGGTGGCCTTCTTGGCAATGCAGATGCTTCTTGCTGCAGTGTTCACGGTCACCCTCATCTACAACCTTGGGCTCGTTTCTGGAAAGGCCGTGCTCGTGACGGCATTTTCTGGACTTGTCTTCGTCCTGCTGGTTGTGGTGTGGCTCTCAAGAAGCTCCGGCTGA
- the glyA gene encoding serine hydroxymethyltransferase produces MDYGQIFEIIGRHHRFYADSLPMIASENITSKFVRRCYVSDLGHRYAEGKVGERYYQGCTFIDEIESIAISLTKELFEAEHANVQPISGVVANTAAFFALTKPGDRVMALSVPCGGHISHDTVSSAGIRGLRVSYYPFDNEAFEIDIDETRKLAMKEKPRLFILGSSLILFPQPVEEISEIANEIGARVVYDASHVLGLIAGRKFQQPMREGADVMTGSTHKTFFGPQRAVILSTGELADDIDRAVFPGVVSNHHLNTLAGYAISAIEMKLFGEDYADQVVRNAKRLAERLSELGVNVVGENRGFTESHQVAADVREFGGGAKVAEKLESAGIVLNKNLLPWDTLKDTANPSGIRMGVQELTRLGMKEGEMEEIAGIIHGVMTDRISAEKARERVRELKSEFSTIKYTFEEHPAYEFPDLC; encoded by the coding sequence ATGGATTACGGTCAGATCTTCGAAATAATAGGCAGGCATCACAGGTTTTACGCTGACTCCCTGCCCATGATTGCCAGCGAGAACATAACCAGCAAGTTCGTCAGGAGGTGTTATGTTTCCGACCTCGGTCACAGGTATGCCGAGGGTAAGGTGGGTGAGAGGTACTATCAGGGCTGCACTTTTATTGATGAAATTGAGAGCATAGCAATCTCCCTCACAAAGGAGCTTTTTGAAGCTGAGCACGCCAACGTTCAGCCCATAAGCGGGGTTGTTGCAAACACCGCCGCATTCTTTGCATTAACAAAACCGGGAGACAGGGTGATGGCCCTCTCAGTCCCATGCGGAGGGCACATAAGCCACGATACTGTTTCTTCCGCAGGCATAAGGGGCCTGAGGGTCAGCTACTACCCATTCGACAACGAGGCGTTCGAGATTGACATAGATGAGACGAGAAAGCTGGCCATGAAGGAAAAGCCAAGGCTGTTCATCCTCGGATCGAGCCTGATCCTCTTTCCGCAGCCGGTGGAGGAGATCAGCGAGATTGCGAACGAAATAGGGGCGAGGGTGGTGTACGATGCAAGCCACGTGCTTGGGCTGATAGCCGGCAGGAAATTCCAGCAGCCAATGAGGGAAGGAGCGGATGTGATGACGGGCTCGACCCACAAGACCTTCTTCGGGCCCCAGAGGGCTGTGATACTGTCCACAGGCGAGCTGGCAGACGACATCGACAGAGCGGTCTTCCCGGGAGTTGTGAGCAACCACCACCTCAACACCCTCGCCGGCTATGCGATCTCGGCCATTGAGATGAAGCTCTTTGGCGAGGATTATGCTGATCAGGTCGTCAGAAACGCCAAGAGGCTTGCAGAAAGGCTGAGCGAGCTCGGTGTGAATGTGGTGGGTGAGAACAGAGGGTTTACGGAGTCCCATCAGGTTGCGGCCGACGTCAGGGAGTTCGGCGGCGGTGCGAAGGTTGCGGAGAAGCTTGAGAGCGCCGGGATAGTGCTCAACAAGAACCTCCTGCCCTGGGACACCCTGAAGGACACCGCAAACCCCTCGGGCATAAGAATGGGTGTTCAGGAGCTCACGAGGCTCGGGATGAAGGAGGGGGAGATGGAGGAGATAGCGGGGATAATCCACGGAGTCATGACCGACCGGATCTCCGCTGAAAAAGCGAGGGAGAGAGTTAGAGAGCTGAAGTCGGAGTTCAGCACGATCAAGTACACTTTCGAGGAGCACCCCGCCTACGAGTTCCCAGACCTCTGCTAA
- a CDS encoding coiled-coil protein, with protein MMLEKLVERKEQLERDLKDFIKKRDELNEESRKYAEKRNELNAKAKELLAKVREMKKTRDELNAKAREIRNQRKELHKKVDALYKELDKLRRNIDRGGRPLGEIEKEIRRLEFKQQTAVLTIEKERALVERIAKLKKELEERKQQLEKHEEFKRLIAEIKKLKEEVRVLTEELKKYQDEADKVHAEIVEILKQVDEVRKQADEMHQKFVETRKEADRYHAEIIKARKDIKDLDKVIKALKAKQSKSREQREKEELMRRAREIYEMFKKGEKLETEDILLLQRAGLI; from the coding sequence ATGATGCTGGAAAAGTTGGTGGAGCGGAAGGAACAGCTCGAAAGGGATCTCAAGGATTTTATCAAGAAGAGGGATGAACTCAACGAGGAGTCCAGAAAGTACGCCGAAAAGAGGAACGAGCTTAACGCCAAGGCCAAGGAGCTTCTGGCCAAGGTAAGGGAGATGAAGAAGACGAGGGACGAGCTTAACGCCAAGGCGAGGGAGATCAGGAACCAGAGGAAGGAACTGCACAAGAAGGTGGACGCGCTTTACAAGGAGCTCGACAAGCTCAGGAGAAACATAGACAGGGGTGGAAGGCCGCTGGGAGAGATCGAGAAGGAGATCAGGAGGCTCGAGTTCAAGCAGCAGACCGCCGTCCTGACCATAGAGAAGGAGAGGGCTCTGGTCGAGAGGATAGCCAAGCTCAAGAAGGAGCTCGAGGAGAGGAAGCAGCAGCTTGAGAAGCACGAGGAGTTCAAGAGGCTGATAGCGGAGATCAAGAAGCTCAAGGAGGAGGTAAGGGTTCTCACCGAGGAACTGAAGAAGTATCAGGACGAGGCGGACAAGGTGCACGCGGAGATCGTGGAGATCCTCAAGCAGGTTGACGAGGTGAGGAAGCAGGCAGACGAGATGCACCAGAAGTTCGTCGAGACGAGGAAGGAGGCGGACAGGTATCACGCGGAGATCATCAAGGCGAGGAAGGACATAAAGGATCTCGACAAGGTCATCAAGGCTCTGAAGGCAAAGCAGAGCAAGAGCAGGGAGCAGAGGGAGAAGGAAGAGCTGATGAGGAGGGCAAGGGAGATCTACGAGATGTTCAAGAAGGGCGAGAAGCTCGAGACGGAAGATATTCTGCTGCTTCAGAGGGCAGGTTTGATTTAA
- a CDS encoding DUF371 domain-containing protein, with amino-acid sequence MRSGRSTDEIIAYGHENITARHRTTLEVTKDKEVTPRGDCIIGVRASKSVRDLNDEVKEGILAGKEMTIELELPDYGMKTSFQAFGSEKLTLSHESDVVVRKSTYTCSRTLAIRSELSASDLDREFVELLRDRKTVLIMRILV; translated from the coding sequence ATGAGGAGTGGAAGAAGTACTGATGAGATTATTGCTTACGGGCACGAGAACATAACCGCGAGGCATAGAACGACCCTCGAGGTAACGAAGGATAAAGAGGTTACGCCGAGGGGCGACTGCATAATCGGAGTGAGGGCGAGCAAGTCCGTCAGAGACCTGAACGACGAGGTGAAGGAGGGCATTCTGGCAGGGAAGGAGATGACGATAGAGCTCGAGCTTCCCGACTACGGGATGAAAACGTCCTTCCAAGCGTTCGGGAGTGAGAAGCTCACTCTCAGCCATGAGAGCGACGTGGTTGTGAGGAAGAGCACGTACACCTGCAGCAGAACCCTCGCGATAAGGTCGGAGCTATCAGCCTCGGACTTGGACAGGGAGTTTGTCGAGCTGCTGAGGGACAGAAAGACAGTCCTGATAATGAGGATTCTCGTCTAA
- a CDS encoding DUF1284 domain-containing protein, protein MSRLRGHHLICLNFFKGEGYSEDFVENLRRVVSDSEIEVVFGADDVCERCPYLKDGVCSYSESAEEEVTELDQMAYRLLSTYPGQRTTWHEVKEKLPEIMRTWKEFACSECDWKTVCEEHEEWKKY, encoded by the coding sequence ATGTCCCGGCTGAGAGGCCACCACCTGATCTGCCTAAATTTTTTTAAGGGTGAGGGCTACAGCGAGGATTTTGTCGAGAACCTGCGCAGGGTCGTTTCCGATAGCGAGATAGAGGTCGTTTTTGGAGCAGATGATGTTTGTGAGAGATGTCCGTACCTGAAGGACGGCGTGTGCTCCTACTCTGAAAGCGCTGAGGAAGAGGTCACCGAACTGGATCAGATGGCGTACAGGCTCCTCAGCACTTACCCCGGGCAGAGAACCACGTGGCATGAGGTTAAGGAGAAGCTCCCGGAGATCATGAGAACATGGAAGGAGTTCGCCTGCAGTGAGTGTGACTGGAAGACCGTGTGCGAGGAGCATGAGGAGTGGAAGAAGTACTGA
- a CDS encoding 30S ribosomal protein S15 has translation MARIHARRRGKSGSKRVYRDAPPEWVDMKPEEVEKLVLKLYNEGYEPSMIGMILRDTYGIPSVKQVTGKKVVQILKENGAEMKLPEDIKSLIRKAINLRKHLEVHRKDLHNKRGLQLIEAKIHRLASYYKEKGVLPKDWKYDPVKLEIELFR, from the coding sequence ATGGCAAGGATTCACGCAAGAAGGAGAGGTAAGTCAGGATCAAAGAGGGTTTACAGGGACGCTCCTCCAGAATGGGTAGACATGAAGCCGGAGGAGGTTGAAAAGCTCGTCCTGAAGCTCTACAACGAGGGATACGAGCCAAGCATGATCGGAATGATCCTCAGGGACACCTACGGAATCCCGTCGGTCAAGCAGGTCACGGGTAAGAAGGTCGTCCAGATTCTGAAGGAGAACGGGGCGGAGATGAAGCTGCCGGAGGACATAAAGTCCCTCATAAGGAAGGCCATCAACCTCAGGAAGCACCTCGAGGTGCACAGGAAGGATCTGCACAACAAAAGGGGGCTGCAGCTCATCGAGGCAAAGATACACAGGCTCGCGAGCTACTACAAGGAGAAGGGCGTGCTCCCCAAGGACTGGAAGTACGACCCGGTTAAGCTCGAGATAGAGCTGTTCAGGTAA
- a CDS encoding XTP/dITP diphosphatase: protein MKVRFITSNRGKFEELKEIGRGFGVDIEWVEMEYLEPQGSDLEFVARKSAEMLSGAVEPPFFIEDSGLFIDALHGFPGVYSSFVFKTIGNDGILKLMEGVEDRRARFVCVIAFSDGEQVRTFTGEVEGQIAREKRGEHGFGYDPIFEVDGRTFAEMGEKKNELSHRRRAAEKFFSWLAKNF from the coding sequence ATGAAGGTCAGGTTCATAACGTCCAACAGGGGGAAGTTCGAGGAGCTTAAAGAGATCGGGAGGGGCTTTGGCGTCGACATCGAGTGGGTAGAGATGGAGTACCTCGAGCCACAGGGAAGCGATCTCGAGTTCGTTGCGAGGAAAAGCGCTGAGATGCTCTCAGGAGCCGTAGAGCCGCCATTCTTCATCGAGGACAGCGGTCTCTTCATAGACGCGCTTCATGGGTTCCCCGGAGTCTACTCATCCTTCGTGTTCAAGACCATAGGCAACGACGGTATTCTGAAACTCATGGAGGGAGTTGAGGATAGGAGAGCCAGATTCGTCTGCGTCATCGCGTTCAGCGATGGAGAGCAAGTCAGAACGTTCACGGGCGAGGTTGAGGGACAGATAGCGAGAGAAAAGAGGGGAGAGCATGGATTTGGCTACGATCCGATCTTCGAGGTCGACGGTAGGACGTTTGCCGAGATGGGGGAGAAGAAAAACGAGCTGAGTCACCGCAGGAGGGCGGCGGAAAAGTTTTTCAGCTGGCTGGCAAAAAATTTTTAA
- a CDS encoding MBL fold metallo-hydrolase yields the protein MKINEVFDNVYCVDVMVAGEERVISSYILDFERKAVIEPGPQSSIGNVIEALEEIGVRELDYVFVTHVHLDHGGGAGGLANRYGAKVVCHERGRKHIINPEKLWKASLEFSPKSKVYGKPESVEEGRVVVGKDGDVFSLGDVEIEVMETPGHAPHHLSFFLRDFRMLFPGDSAGMCIDGVVIPTTPPPFDLELWRESVRKMMSADPQYIAYTHFGMYDADRLLESVLETLERWVDLAESAGSFDEFVSAVENGDERFRRFMELYSHSEIMREWAIHGFRGIYEAVRNK from the coding sequence ATGAAAATTAATGAGGTTTTTGACAACGTGTACTGCGTGGACGTCATGGTCGCCGGGGAGGAGAGGGTCATCTCGTCATACATCCTCGACTTTGAGAGGAAGGCCGTCATCGAGCCCGGCCCCCAGAGTTCCATAGGGAACGTGATCGAGGCTCTCGAGGAGATTGGGGTGAGAGAGTTAGATTACGTCTTCGTGACCCACGTTCACCTCGACCACGGTGGTGGGGCCGGAGGGCTCGCGAACAGATACGGTGCTAAGGTGGTCTGCCACGAGAGGGGCAGAAAGCACATCATCAACCCTGAGAAGCTGTGGAAGGCCTCGCTCGAGTTCAGCCCGAAGTCCAAGGTCTACGGGAAGCCGGAGAGCGTTGAAGAGGGGAGGGTTGTGGTCGGGAAGGATGGAGATGTTTTTAGCCTCGGAGACGTTGAAATAGAGGTGATGGAAACTCCCGGTCACGCGCCCCACCACCTGAGCTTCTTCCTGCGTGACTTCAGGATGCTGTTTCCCGGAGATTCTGCCGGGATGTGCATTGACGGCGTTGTTATCCCCACCACGCCCCCACCCTTCGACCTCGAGCTGTGGAGGGAGTCTGTGAGGAAGATGATGTCCGCAGACCCCCAGTACATAGCCTACACCCACTTCGGGATGTACGATGCCGACAGGCTGCTCGAAAGCGTTCTTGAGACACTCGAGAGGTGGGTAGATCTCGCAGAGAGTGCCGGGAGCTTCGATGAATTCGTGAGTGCTGTTGAGAATGGGGACGAGCGGTTCAGGAGGTTCATGGAGCTGTACAGCCACTCCGAGATAATGAGGGAGTGGGCGATCCACGGCTTCAGGGGCATCTACGAGGCGGTGAGAAATAAATAG
- a CDS encoding 3-isopropylmalate dehydratase small subunit has translation MGRAWKFGDDIDTDVIIQGKYLVINDPEELAKHVFENVRPEFAEKVKEGDFVVAGENFGCGSSREHAPIALKACRIEAVIAKSYARIFFRNAINIGLRAIECREADRIEEGDELEIDYERNVIINRTKGEEYAFTPLPDFLKEILDSGGLVSYAKKLYGESR, from the coding sequence ATGGGCAGAGCTTGGAAGTTTGGAGACGACATTGACACTGACGTTATCATCCAGGGAAAGTATCTGGTCATAAACGATCCCGAGGAGCTTGCGAAGCACGTATTTGAGAACGTCAGGCCCGAATTTGCCGAGAAGGTTAAGGAAGGTGACTTCGTCGTCGCGGGGGAGAACTTTGGCTGTGGCTCGAGCAGGGAGCACGCGCCAATAGCTCTGAAGGCCTGCAGGATTGAGGCGGTCATCGCGAAGAGCTACGCGAGGATATTCTTCAGGAACGCCATAAACATCGGCCTCAGGGCGATTGAGTGCAGAGAAGCGGACAGAATTGAGGAGGGGGATGAGCTGGAGATAGACTACGAGAGGAACGTCATAATCAACAGGACGAAGGGTGAGGAATATGCTTTCACCCCCCTGCCGGATTTCCTGAAGGAGATCCTCGACAGCGGCGGGCTCGTTAGCTACGCGAAGAAGCTCTACGGTGAGTCGAGATGA
- a CDS encoding isocitrate/isopropylmalate family dehydrogenase: MKRVAVIPGDGIGKEVMDAAMLILERLEMPFEYVWLEAGDEAEKKYGKPLPDETLEEVRKSDAVLFGAAGETAADVIVRLRQELNTFANIRPARTFRGVESIHSDVNMVIVRENTECLYKGLEFEVADGVTEAVRVITREASERIVRYAFELAKREGRKRVTALHKANVMKKTCGLFKQVFYEVAGEYEGIEANDYYIDAACMYMAMRPQMFDVIVTTNMFGDIVSDLAAGVVGGLGLAPSANIGERHAIFEPVHGAAFDIAGKGIANPTAMILTACMMLRHFGYLSEAERVERAVEKVIAEGRTTPDLGGSLKTMEMAEEIAKLL, translated from the coding sequence ATGAAGAGAGTGGCCGTGATTCCGGGGGACGGCATAGGGAAGGAGGTCATGGACGCGGCGATGCTCATCCTTGAGAGGCTTGAGATGCCGTTCGAGTATGTCTGGCTTGAGGCGGGGGATGAGGCTGAGAAAAAGTACGGAAAACCCCTGCCTGACGAAACGCTTGAGGAGGTCAGGAAGAGCGATGCAGTGCTCTTCGGTGCGGCTGGCGAAACCGCTGCGGACGTGATAGTCAGGCTGAGGCAGGAGCTGAACACGTTCGCCAACATAAGGCCAGCGAGGACGTTCAGGGGTGTCGAGTCCATCCACAGCGACGTGAACATGGTCATCGTGAGGGAGAACACCGAGTGCCTCTACAAGGGCCTTGAGTTTGAGGTCGCTGATGGTGTAACTGAAGCTGTGAGGGTAATAACGAGGGAGGCGAGCGAGAGGATTGTGAGGTATGCCTTCGAGCTTGCGAAGCGGGAGGGGAGGAAGAGGGTGACGGCCCTGCACAAGGCAAACGTGATGAAGAAGACCTGCGGGCTGTTCAAGCAAGTGTTCTACGAGGTTGCTGGGGAGTATGAGGGGATTGAGGCGAACGACTACTACATTGACGCGGCGTGCATGTACATGGCCATGAGGCCCCAGATGTTCGACGTGATCGTCACGACCAACATGTTCGGCGACATCGTTTCAGACCTCGCAGCGGGGGTGGTTGGCGGACTCGGTCTGGCCCCGTCGGCAAACATTGGAGAGAGGCATGCTATCTTCGAGCCGGTGCATGGAGCAGCCTTCGACATCGCGGGGAAGGGCATAGCCAACCCGACGGCAATGATCCTCACCGCATGCATGATGCTCAGGCACTTCGGCTACCTAAGCGAGGCTGAGAGGGTGGAGAGGGCTGTGGAGAAAGTCATAGCCGAGGGCAGGACGACTCCCGATCTGGGGGGAAGCCTCAAAACAATGGAGATGGCAGAAGAGATAGCAAAGCTTCTCTGA
- a CDS encoding multiheme c-type cytochrome has protein sequence MRRAVLLVLLLAALTSLASASECIDCHKQVTPGIVDQWLSGNMSKHIGCEACHGVGHRSSDDWQNAKMPTPDTCKACHPKQYEQYASGKHYYAWIAMKAMPAIQHIPTPLKDLEGFKGCSGCHKIGVIQDKDEAYRYGSAACDSCHTRHKFSKEEARKPEACLPCHMGFDHPQYEMWSTSKHGVIYSIEGDTGRAPKCQTCHMANGNHSVMTAWGFLALRVPEDDDEWWKDRVTILQALGVLDENGNPTERFEVVKAGKVARLSKEEWQAEREKMIEICSQCHSENFAREQLEAGDKMIREADRVFAEAIRTVKELYDLGILEKPEGWKYAPDLLQFYEVKTPIEEELYLMFLEYRMRTFQGAFHMNPDYSHWYGWAPMKAALVKIKYEAEKLKAEKLGEEGSKATPTPTAEKTEKQSESAPGFGLLAGLIAISAAVVTWRARRR, from the coding sequence ATGAGACGAGCGGTTTTGCTGGTGCTCCTGCTCGCGGCCCTGACCTCGCTCGCAAGCGCGAGCGAGTGCATAGACTGCCACAAACAGGTTACACCGGGCATAGTCGACCAGTGGCTCTCTGGAAACATGAGCAAACACATAGGGTGTGAAGCCTGTCATGGTGTTGGGCACAGAAGCTCGGACGACTGGCAGAACGCCAAGATGCCAACCCCGGACACGTGCAAGGCCTGCCATCCGAAGCAGTACGAGCAGTACGCAAGCGGAAAGCACTACTATGCCTGGATTGCGATGAAGGCGATGCCGGCCATACAGCACATCCCAACCCCACTGAAGGATCTCGAGGGCTTCAAGGGCTGCAGCGGGTGCCACAAGATTGGAGTCATACAGGACAAGGACGAGGCCTACAGGTACGGCTCTGCGGCCTGCGACTCCTGCCACACGAGGCACAAATTCAGCAAGGAGGAGGCGAGGAAGCCTGAGGCATGTCTGCCGTGCCACATGGGCTTCGACCACCCGCAGTACGAGATGTGGTCAACAAGCAAGCACGGAGTCATTTACAGCATTGAGGGAGACACAGGCAGGGCACCAAAGTGCCAGACCTGCCACATGGCCAACGGAAATCACAGCGTCATGACCGCGTGGGGCTTCCTCGCCCTGAGGGTTCCCGAGGATGACGATGAGTGGTGGAAGGACAGGGTGACGATACTGCAGGCCCTCGGAGTGCTGGACGAGAACGGAAATCCGACAGAGAGGTTCGAGGTCGTTAAGGCAGGCAAGGTCGCGAGGCTGAGCAAGGAGGAGTGGCAGGCTGAGAGGGAGAAGATGATCGAGATCTGCAGCCAGTGCCACTCAGAAAACTTCGCCAGAGAGCAGCTTGAGGCGGGAGACAAGATGATCAGAGAGGCCGACAGGGTGTTTGCAGAGGCCATAAGGACTGTCAAAGAGTTGTACGACCTCGGAATACTCGAGAAGCCGGAAGGGTGGAAGTATGCCCCGGACCTGCTTCAGTTCTATGAAGTCAAGACACCAATAGAGGAGGAGCTCTACCTGATGTTCCTCGAGTACAGGATGAGGACGTTTCAGGGAGCGTTCCACATGAACCCGGACTACAGCCACTGGTACGGATGGGCACCGATGAAGGCAGCTCTGGTGAAAATAAAGTACGAGGCGGAGAAGCTGAAGGCTGAAAAGCTCGGAGAAGAGGGAAGCAAGGCTACGCCGACACCCACAGCTGAAAAGACCGAGAAGCAGAGCGAGTCAGCGCCGGGGTTCGGATTGCTCGCCGGTCTTATTGCAATATCTGCTGCGGTCGTTACATGGAGGGCGAGAAGGAGATAA
- a CDS encoding rod shape-determining protein, protein MRYIGLDIGTNYTKATADGEKVTIFPSLVVYGEEKEWSLKGSEEREVYVGDEAAYMAQNMENVEVLRPLHEGRLMHNSYIELAKHALSLLNAEGEKFVATGLPVKSSKKERAELVSELKQALNCDVLLLPQPVGSMAYMGVNTGVCIDIGFGTTDVVVLADMEYLKGDTLLVGVDKIYEGMEMAIRNKFGITITPEEMTKLLAEEGFEVGRVRGGKRVSVKREDVMEDYNEMMRSWVERIVTRVNLLLEGLSVSLVENIILSGGGARLPGVYEEFREHFKDIGEIKVPDDPVTANARGFYRLAKLFAGEESKEEKTEDVREEKPEGRKGKKKR, encoded by the coding sequence ATGAGGTACATCGGTCTCGACATCGGTACGAATTACACAAAGGCCACGGCTGATGGTGAGAAGGTCACGATTTTCCCCAGTCTTGTTGTTTACGGTGAGGAGAAGGAGTGGAGCCTCAAGGGGTCGGAGGAGAGGGAGGTTTACGTCGGCGATGAGGCAGCATACATGGCGCAGAACATGGAGAACGTTGAGGTGCTGAGGCCACTGCATGAGGGCAGGCTGATGCACAACTCATACATCGAGCTCGCGAAGCATGCGCTCAGCCTTCTGAACGCAGAGGGTGAGAAGTTCGTGGCCACCGGCCTGCCGGTGAAGAGCTCCAAGAAGGAGAGGGCAGAGCTGGTTAGTGAGCTGAAGCAGGCGCTGAACTGCGATGTCCTCCTCCTCCCCCAGCCGGTTGGCTCCATGGCCTACATGGGCGTCAACACAGGTGTGTGCATAGACATAGGCTTTGGAACGACTGACGTGGTTGTGCTCGCGGACATGGAGTACCTGAAGGGAGACACACTTCTTGTGGGGGTTGACAAGATCTACGAGGGCATGGAGATGGCAATCAGGAACAAGTTCGGCATAACGATAACTCCCGAGGAGATGACGAAGCTTCTCGCAGAGGAGGGCTTCGAGGTCGGCAGGGTGAGGGGAGGAAAGAGAGTCTCGGTGAAAAGGGAGGACGTCATGGAAGACTACAACGAGATGATGAGGTCGTGGGTAGAGAGGATAGTCACGAGGGTGAACCTGCTCCTCGAGGGCCTGTCAGTCTCGCTTGTGGAGAACATAATTCTGAGCGGTGGCGGTGCAAGGCTGCCGGGAGTTTACGAGGAGTTCAGGGAGCACTTCAAGGACATAGGCGAGATAAAGGTGCCTGACGATCCTGTAACTGCAAATGCGAGGGGTTTTTACAGGCTCGCAAAGCTGTTTGCCGGGGAGGAGAGTAAAGAGGAAAAGACAGAGG